One window of Leptospira yasudae genomic DNA carries:
- a CDS encoding cyclic nucleotide-binding domain-containing protein — translation MKALDLPIWRKLFNRKEANNKEIIHFLRETSVFGRMKKRTLIEIARMVHVREYQEGETIFRQGEVGAGFYLVYDGSVVIRSVRDGIELDLAHLDQHAFFGELSLFTEERRTASAIALEQTTLLGFFQPDLKEIIETKPRIGIEILMSLSTVIVERLHRTNGLLEKAYFRGKQKNA, via the coding sequence TTGAAAGCGCTCGATCTGCCCATCTGGAGAAAATTGTTCAATCGCAAAGAAGCGAACAACAAGGAAATCATTCATTTTCTAAGGGAAACTTCCGTCTTCGGAAGAATGAAAAAAAGAACCCTGATCGAAATCGCAAGGATGGTGCACGTTCGGGAATATCAGGAAGGAGAAACGATCTTTCGTCAGGGAGAAGTCGGAGCCGGATTTTATCTCGTCTACGACGGTTCCGTTGTGATCCGTTCGGTGCGCGACGGAATCGAACTCGATCTCGCGCATCTCGACCAACACGCGTTTTTCGGAGAACTTTCCCTGTTTACGGAGGAACGAAGAACCGCGAGCGCGATCGCTCTCGAACAAACGACGTTGCTCGGATTCTTCCAACCCGATCTCAAAGAGATCATCGAAACCAAACCGAGAATCGGCATCGAAATTCTCATGAGCCTTTCCACGGTGATCGTGGAACGACTTCATAGAACCAACGGCTTGTTGGAAAAGGCTTACTTCCGAGGAAAACAAAAGAATGCGTGA
- a CDS encoding DUF2461 domain-containing protein, giving the protein MLQQSTLDFLKKLAKNNNKVWLDGHKDLFTSAKNDFEALITELIFGLAKVNPALAGVDPKKCIFRIHRDVRFSKNKEPYKTNFGASIGAQGKDLGRPLFYIHVQPGNESFIAGGLYMPDTKILRGVREAILEDSKVLKKIVQDKKFIKEFGGLSDMKLKTAPKGFSKDHPDLEWIQYTSYIVERNVSDADLLSKTFVKNTIESYRILQPFLNYLDGLV; this is encoded by the coding sequence ATGCTGCAACAATCCACTTTAGATTTTCTTAAAAAATTAGCGAAGAATAACAACAAGGTTTGGCTCGACGGTCACAAGGACTTGTTCACTTCCGCAAAGAACGATTTCGAAGCCTTGATCACGGAGCTGATCTTCGGACTTGCTAAAGTCAATCCTGCGCTCGCGGGCGTAGACCCTAAAAAGTGCATCTTTCGAATCCACAGAGACGTTCGTTTTTCCAAAAATAAGGAACCCTATAAGACCAATTTCGGCGCGAGCATCGGAGCGCAGGGCAAGGATTTGGGAAGGCCTCTTTTTTACATCCACGTTCAACCGGGCAACGAATCCTTTATCGCGGGCGGTTTGTATATGCCCGATACCAAGATTCTGCGCGGAGTGCGCGAGGCTATTTTAGAAGATTCTAAAGTTCTTAAAAAGATCGTTCAGGATAAGAAGTTTATCAAGGAGTTCGGCGGTCTTTCGGATATGAAACTCAAAACCGCTCCGAAAGGTTTTTCAAAGGATCATCCCGATCTGGAATGGATTCAATACACGAGTTATATCGTGGAACGAAACGTTTCCGACGCGGATCTTTTATCGAAAACGTTCGTTAAGAATACGATCGAATCGTATCGGATTCTTCAGCCGTTTTTGAACTATCTGGACGGTTTGGTTTAA
- a CDS encoding ankyrin repeat domain-containing protein yields the protein MISRIHKIPCFILIFPLFLFGDSALDSEFLRAVQEGDPKKAQILIQAGANVDATDSRGKTALMIADHRPEVAEVLIRSGANVNAQDEDGSSVLLESLSGLLDVKVLDIDDLAVPKRLIESGAKLEYLSKVDATKTIPVSILNVAIRHGNLVLVQFLVENHAEVNFDKGNPEEFPLFLACGAGTSQANYSIVEYLLKHNAKPDYTSRLHEKIVEGKSIQVGVDNALHFLTEESEVDPRIPELLVKSGTNINHRNAEGITPLLQAILKKRISLAEKFLELGADPNHSDVHGRSPLEEARKQKLDALETLILKKGGVKENGERSPQ from the coding sequence ATGATTTCCAGAATTCATAAAATACCCTGTTTCATATTGATCTTCCCTTTGTTCCTTTTCGGAGATTCCGCTTTGGACAGCGAATTTCTACGAGCCGTTCAGGAAGGAGATCCGAAGAAAGCGCAGATTCTCATCCAGGCGGGGGCCAATGTGGACGCGACCGATTCCAGAGGAAAGACCGCTCTGATGATCGCCGATCACAGACCCGAAGTAGCGGAAGTGTTGATTCGTTCGGGCGCAAACGTAAACGCTCAGGATGAAGACGGAAGTTCGGTTCTTCTGGAAAGTCTTTCGGGACTTTTGGACGTCAAGGTTTTAGACATAGACGATCTGGCCGTCCCCAAACGATTGATCGAGTCGGGTGCAAAGTTGGAATATCTTTCCAAAGTCGACGCGACGAAGACGATTCCGGTTTCCATCTTAAACGTTGCGATCCGTCATGGAAATCTCGTATTGGTTCAGTTTCTGGTTGAAAATCACGCCGAGGTCAATTTCGACAAAGGAAATCCGGAAGAATTTCCCCTTTTCCTCGCGTGCGGAGCCGGAACCTCCCAGGCAAATTATTCGATCGTGGAATATCTTTTAAAACACAACGCTAAGCCGGATTATACGAGTCGTCTTCACGAGAAGATTGTGGAAGGAAAATCGATTCAAGTCGGAGTCGACAATGCGCTTCATTTTCTTACGGAAGAATCCGAAGTCGATCCGAGGATTCCAGAGCTTCTCGTCAAATCCGGCACGAACATCAATCATAGAAACGCGGAAGGAATCACTCCTTTGCTGCAGGCAATCCTCAAAAAAAGAATTTCGTTGGCGGAAAAGTTTCTCGAACTCGGAGCCGATCCGAACCATTCGGATGTTCACGGGAGAAGTCCTCTGGAAGAAGCGCGTAAACAAAAGCTCGACGCTCTTGAAACGCTCATTCTGAAAAAGGGCGGAGTTAAAGAAAACGGAGAACGATCTCCTCAATAA
- a CDS encoding amidase translates to MPQSFKEYTYYDALGLAELVRKKSVHPSELVESAIERIESVNPGLNAVITKFYDEAKKNAKSKLPDGPFKGLPILVKDIVHSIAGAPLTSGSKSFRNYISPVDSEFVKRLRAAGTIFLGQTNVPEFALMGITEPKFHGPTRNPWNLERTPGGSSGGSAAAVAAGMVPVATASDGGGSIRIPAAYCGLFGLKPTRGRTPVGPYFGRFWQGASVDHVLSRTVRDSAAFLDALGGIENAGAFSFDSPKTGYMAEIKKPPGKLRIAFSTQSPIGTPVHPDCVESVVHTAKLLHSLGHKVEEKDAPVDGKAIGRAFITMYFGEMAAQMKNLEPILKRKARMSDVESVTWILALLGRTVSAGEFVLNLQEWDKAALAMETFHETYDVYLTPTTAMPPAKIGELEPKLGEKIAMQVVGRLGLGRMLLASGLVDQLVETSLSRTPFTQLANLTGQPSVSLPIGQTSDQLPLGLQFTAARRREDILFRLSAQLEKAVPWSKHK, encoded by the coding sequence ATGCCACAATCCTTTAAAGAATACACATATTATGACGCTCTGGGTCTTGCCGAATTGGTTCGAAAAAAATCGGTTCATCCGAGCGAACTCGTGGAATCGGCGATCGAACGGATCGAATCCGTAAATCCAGGACTCAACGCGGTCATCACGAAGTTTTATGACGAAGCGAAGAAGAACGCGAAATCAAAACTTCCCGACGGTCCGTTTAAAGGTCTTCCGATTCTCGTCAAAGACATCGTTCATTCGATCGCGGGTGCGCCTCTTACATCCGGCTCCAAATCGTTTCGAAATTATATTTCTCCGGTCGATTCCGAATTCGTAAAACGACTCAGAGCAGCGGGAACGATCTTTCTCGGTCAGACAAACGTTCCCGAATTCGCGCTCATGGGAATCACCGAACCGAAGTTTCACGGTCCGACGCGAAATCCTTGGAACTTGGAAAGAACTCCGGGAGGTTCTTCCGGAGGTTCCGCGGCAGCAGTCGCCGCAGGAATGGTTCCCGTTGCGACCGCTTCGGACGGAGGCGGTTCGATCCGAATCCCCGCCGCCTATTGCGGGTTATTCGGTTTAAAACCGACTCGGGGAAGAACTCCCGTCGGTCCGTATTTCGGAAGATTTTGGCAGGGAGCTTCGGTGGATCACGTTCTTTCGAGAACGGTCCGCGACAGCGCGGCATTTCTGGACGCGTTAGGCGGAATCGAAAACGCGGGCGCGTTCTCCTTTGATTCGCCTAAGACCGGTTATATGGCGGAAATTAAAAAACCTCCCGGCAAACTGCGGATCGCATTCTCCACTCAATCTCCGATCGGAACTCCGGTTCATCCAGATTGTGTGGAATCGGTCGTTCATACGGCGAAACTTTTGCATTCTCTCGGTCATAAGGTGGAGGAAAAAGACGCGCCCGTGGACGGCAAGGCGATCGGTCGCGCGTTCATCACGATGTACTTCGGAGAAATGGCGGCGCAGATGAAAAACTTAGAGCCGATTCTCAAACGCAAAGCGAGAATGAGCGATGTCGAATCGGTGACTTGGATTCTCGCGCTTTTAGGAAGAACCGTTTCCGCCGGAGAATTCGTCCTCAATTTGCAGGAATGGGACAAGGCCGCTTTGGCGATGGAAACCTTCCATGAAACCTACGACGTCTATCTCACTCCTACGACCGCGATGCCTCCCGCTAAAATCGGCGAACTGGAACCGAAACTCGGCGAAAAGATCGCGATGCAAGTCGTGGGTCGTCTCGGTTTGGGAAGAATGCTGCTCGCTTCCGGTCTTGTGGATCAACTTGTGGAAACAAGTCTTTCTCGAACTCCCTTTACACAGCTCGCAAATCTTACGGGGCAACCCTCGGTTTCACTTCCGATCGGTCAAACGAGCGATCAACTTCCGTTAGGTTTGCAGTTTACCGCCGCAAGAAGAAGAGAAGATATTCTTTTTCGTCTCAGCGCCCAATTGGAAAAGGCCGTTCCTTGGTCGAAGCATAAGTAA
- a CDS encoding YcxB family protein, producing MQIVYEITLDDIINFNDYHFRNSKLSRKKRFIVKLIIPIWTVLVFFVLNRNDISGISLLYNIPIFLFAVGWFFFYDRLYFWRLRKNVARMLLEKESKGMIGTHKITLTDDVLTFETSHSSSNFKLGSLTDVVETKEYLFLYVTSLSALIVPLSAFQNSEKEEFLKRIRSFVA from the coding sequence ATGCAAATCGTCTATGAAATAACGTTGGATGATATCATCAATTTCAACGATTACCATTTCCGAAATTCAAAACTCTCCCGGAAAAAACGGTTCATCGTAAAACTGATCATTCCTATTTGGACGGTTCTCGTCTTTTTCGTTTTAAACCGAAACGATATAAGCGGAATTTCTCTTCTGTATAATATTCCGATTTTCTTATTTGCCGTAGGCTGGTTCTTTTTTTACGATCGTCTGTATTTTTGGAGACTCAGAAAAAACGTAGCTCGTATGCTTTTGGAAAAAGAAAGCAAGGGAATGATCGGTACGCATAAGATCACTTTGACGGACGACGTTCTTACGTTTGAAACGTCTCACAGTTCCTCTAATTTTAAATTAGGTTCCCTCACGGACGTGGTCGAAACAAAAGAATATCTTTTTTTATACGTTACTTCTTTGAGCGCTTTGATCGTTCCGTTGAGCGCATTTCAAAATTCGGAAAAGGAAGAATTTTTAAAAAGAATTCGAAGCTTTGTGGCTTAA
- a CDS encoding AI-2E family transporter, whose translation MRDPERKELSEYFIRTSFFLIVAFTIVVSLWGLKLLAVPMVMALLIFYAFNGTINNLESLGVPRILSIAILMLVISIPIYLFINSVAPPIVSTLNPLLKNWKQDLDDAKFKYLTVTVNLQFNEFPAGWNETIRPDELIKRIAELMHEQVKGFVSYVPTLIGYMIITPLFAFLFLLNGNGMYKNLIALIPNRYFEMALMVTYKINEQLTNYLKSLMIQGAIICAVSGLGFYFIGLPYFYIFGLFLGVANSVPYLGPIMGAIPPLFFALVIGGTGATELMTSILIVVLIAQIIDNFFIQPVVISGSVSLHPIVVVGAVTVGGAALGLVGMLIAVPMAAILKVTIQTLYSGMKDHNLL comes from the coding sequence ATGCGTGATCCGGAAAGAAAAGAACTCTCCGAATATTTCATCCGGACGAGTTTCTTTCTCATCGTAGCCTTTACCATCGTCGTATCGCTTTGGGGTCTGAAGCTTCTCGCGGTTCCGATGGTTATGGCCTTATTGATCTTTTACGCGTTCAACGGAACGATCAACAATCTGGAAAGTCTGGGCGTCCCGAGAATTCTTTCGATCGCGATTTTGATGTTGGTCATCAGCATTCCGATCTATCTCTTCATCAACTCGGTCGCCCCACCGATCGTTTCCACGTTGAATCCTCTTTTGAAAAACTGGAAACAGGACCTGGACGATGCGAAGTTCAAATACTTAACCGTGACCGTCAATCTTCAGTTCAACGAATTTCCCGCAGGATGGAACGAAACGATCCGTCCCGACGAACTCATCAAACGCATCGCGGAATTGATGCACGAACAAGTCAAGGGTTTCGTGTCCTACGTTCCGACTTTGATCGGTTATATGATTATCACGCCCCTATTCGCGTTTTTATTTTTGTTAAACGGAAACGGGATGTATAAGAATCTGATCGCTCTGATTCCGAACCGTTATTTCGAAATGGCTTTGATGGTGACGTATAAGATCAACGAGCAGTTGACCAACTATCTCAAAAGCCTCATGATCCAGGGAGCGATCATCTGCGCAGTTTCCGGTCTCGGTTTTTATTTCATCGGCCTTCCGTATTTCTACATCTTCGGTTTGTTTTTGGGAGTTGCGAATTCCGTTCCGTATCTCGGACCGATCATGGGAGCGATTCCTCCCTTGTTCTTCGCGCTCGTCATCGGAGGAACCGGAGCGACGGAGCTGATGACTTCGATTTTAATCGTGGTTTTGATCGCGCAGATCATCGATAACTTCTTCATTCAACCGGTCGTGATTTCCGGTTCGGTTTCCTTACATCCGATCGTAGTAGTCGGTGCGGTCACGGTGGGCGGTGCGGCCTTAGGACTCGTAGGAATGCTCATCGCGGTTCCGATGGCGGCGATCTTGAAGGTTACGATCCAGACCTTATACAGCGGAATGAAGGATCACAACCTGCTTTGA
- a CDS encoding alpha/beta fold hydrolase, whose protein sequence is MMRISFFHFRTALLLLSVLLSSCKFLGIGSIPIDVLKSKYANSESQFLQIGNVNLHFRDEGKGPAVILLHGVCASLHTWDDWVASLKGKYRIIRIDLPGHGLTSINGDLAVLDPMEGVKLLEEFRKRLGLEKFHLVGNSMGGYISWNYSLSYPNRVEKMVLIDAAGYPQPLPELIAFGSHPLVQPVAKLSTPSFLVSRGIRQAYGDPSKLKEEVEDRYVDLSMREGNREAIAKIFQIAREKFTNEEISARIKEVQTPTLVMWGTEDHWLKYEYFPNWKRDLKNAKFAVYEGAGHIPMEEIPDRTAKDLDSFLSGVL, encoded by the coding sequence ATGATGCGAATTTCCTTTTTTCATTTCCGAACGGCCCTTCTGCTTCTGTCCGTTCTTTTGAGTTCCTGTAAATTTCTCGGGATCGGATCGATTCCGATCGATGTTCTCAAATCCAAATACGCAAACTCCGAGTCTCAGTTTCTTCAGATCGGAAACGTAAACCTTCATTTTCGAGACGAGGGCAAGGGGCCGGCGGTGATTCTTCTGCACGGAGTATGCGCTTCTTTGCATACTTGGGACGACTGGGTCGCGTCGCTCAAGGGAAAATATAGAATTATTCGGATCGATCTTCCGGGCCACGGTTTGACTTCGATTAACGGCGATTTGGCGGTGTTGGATCCGATGGAAGGAGTAAAACTTTTGGAGGAGTTTCGAAAACGTCTCGGTCTGGAGAAGTTTCATCTCGTGGGCAACTCGATGGGCGGTTATATTTCCTGGAACTATTCTTTATCGTATCCGAATCGAGTGGAGAAGATGGTGTTGATCGATGCCGCCGGTTATCCTCAACCTTTGCCCGAATTGATCGCGTTCGGAAGTCATCCTCTCGTTCAACCCGTCGCGAAACTTTCCACTCCGAGTTTTCTGGTGAGCCGCGGTATCCGTCAGGCGTACGGAGATCCTTCCAAGTTAAAGGAAGAAGTCGAGGATCGTTACGTGGATCTTTCTATGCGGGAAGGAAACAGGGAAGCGATCGCGAAGATCTTTCAGATCGCCAGAGAAAAATTCACGAACGAAGAAATCTCCGCACGAATCAAGGAAGTTCAAACTCCGACCTTGGTGATGTGGGGAACCGAAGATCATTGGTTGAAATACGAATACTTTCCGAATTGGAAACGAGATTTGAAGAATGCGAAGTTCGCCGTGTATGAAGGCGCGGGTCATATTCCGATGGAAGAGATTCCGGATCGGACGGCAAAGGATTTGGATTCGTTTCTTTCCGGCGTTCTTTAA
- a CDS encoding HsdM family class I SAM-dependent methyltransferase, translated as MSPEVRRKNKSKYLGQFFTPERVADFLVDWVLGAERIASPEGQKRILDPAIGNGVFFESILDKKPDLNAEWVGYDLDSQCLLSSRSAVENRISKTSILNFYDRDFLLREEERKYDVILCNPPYRKISDKNYSKELIQQFGGKSDRKLPGTANLYVFFLLKCLNMINEGGRAAFLVPQDFFNSGYGVFIKSALQESGLLHSLFLLSPQDSLFDEAVTSSCILLLENSDKVKKSGFYWTRLKPGFFSEKTEILSGSVESIQREWIPFPDPEAKWSPIFHRMEKKIQVSERKPDFENEKGEHYVPLLEFGKFTRGIATGDNDFFLFTKEMVEHSGIHEKYFKACIPKSQYARNRIFLSRDWEELSRKGAKVWLLDVKLELDPNDSLALQNHLQSGITRGVHQRFLPSRRKNWYTQESKSAAPILASSFHRTEVRIVRNFSSVVHLTCFHGFNPAPQQEEWVDAVYAYLISSNSKKDLETRRREYARGLWKAEPGDLNSLWVPDFRKLSAPIQQELKALVAGLEQARSSSEKETAILHRIDTIFKEAPI; from the coding sequence ATGTCACCAGAGGTAAGACGGAAAAACAAAAGTAAATATCTAGGACAGTTTTTTACACCCGAAAGGGTCGCGGATTTCCTGGTTGATTGGGTTCTGGGAGCGGAACGAATCGCTTCTCCGGAAGGACAAAAGCGTATACTGGATCCCGCGATCGGAAACGGAGTTTTTTTCGAAAGCATTCTCGATAAGAAACCGGATCTAAATGCGGAATGGGTCGGTTACGACTTGGATTCGCAATGTCTTCTGTCCAGCCGATCTGCGGTTGAAAACAGAATCTCCAAAACTAGTATACTGAATTTTTACGATCGCGATTTTCTACTTCGAGAAGAGGAAAGAAAATACGACGTTATCCTTTGCAATCCTCCCTATCGCAAGATCAGCGATAAAAATTATTCCAAGGAACTGATTCAACAGTTCGGAGGAAAATCGGACCGGAAACTTCCCGGAACCGCCAATCTATACGTATTCTTTCTATTAAAATGTTTGAATATGATAAACGAAGGAGGCCGCGCCGCCTTTCTCGTTCCTCAGGATTTTTTCAATTCGGGTTACGGGGTTTTCATCAAATCCGCGCTTCAGGAATCCGGTCTTCTGCATTCTTTGTTTCTTTTATCTCCCCAGGACAGCCTTTTCGACGAAGCGGTGACGAGTTCGTGTATTCTTTTATTAGAAAATTCTGATAAAGTTAAGAAGTCCGGCTTCTATTGGACCAGACTCAAACCTGGATTTTTTTCCGAAAAAACGGAGATCCTTTCCGGTTCCGTGGAATCGATCCAAAGGGAATGGATTCCCTTCCCTGATCCCGAAGCGAAGTGGAGTCCGATCTTTCATCGTATGGAAAAAAAGATTCAAGTGAGCGAGCGAAAGCCCGACTTTGAAAACGAAAAAGGGGAACACTACGTTCCTCTTCTCGAGTTCGGAAAGTTCACGAGAGGAATCGCGACCGGAGACAACGACTTCTTTCTATTCACGAAGGAAATGGTGGAACATTCCGGAATCCACGAAAAATATTTCAAAGCCTGTATTCCAAAATCACAATATGCAAGAAATCGAATCTTCTTGAGCCGAGATTGGGAAGAACTCAGCCGCAAAGGGGCGAAGGTTTGGCTTTTGGACGTGAAACTCGAATTGGACCCGAACGATTCTCTCGCTTTGCAGAATCATCTTCAATCGGGAATCACGAGAGGGGTTCACCAAAGATTTCTTCCTTCCCGAAGAAAGAATTGGTATACGCAGGAATCCAAATCCGCGGCTCCGATTCTTGCTTCCAGTTTTCACAGAACCGAAGTTCGAATCGTTCGGAATTTCAGCAGCGTAGTTCACTTGACTTGTTTTCACGGATTCAATCCGGCCCCGCAGCAAGAGGAGTGGGTGGACGCGGTTTATGCGTATCTGATTTCCTCGAATTCCAAAAAGGATCTCGAAACGCGGAGAAGGGAATATGCGAGAGGTTTGTGGAAAGCCGAACCGGGCGATCTGAATTCTCTTTGGGTCCCCGATTTCCGAAAACTTTCCGCGCCGATCCAACAAGAATTGAAGGCTCTCGTTGCCGGTTTGGAACAAGCCCGTTCCTCCTCCGAAAAAGAAACGGCGATTCTCCATCGAATCGATACGATCTTTAAAGAAGCGCCCATCTAA
- a CDS encoding ABC1 kinase family protein has translation MLVSSTTGTAEPQETQSYKRHSSAWRFWNASSFVWKKIWAIFWFFKLGRILFSSYRDPAVQEKFFRALGEDFRNFFLSMGGVYIKLGQYLGNLSHIFPDSFTESLQDLQDRVPPHPFSEIEERFRSEFGKEITKVFPDIQNTPEASASTAQVHVASIGGQKVAVKVLYPGIETLIANDLKNIRSFLKRINRYLFRFEYKKIHDEITHLVTRETDLQLEADSYDRMRQLFAEEPDYVFPKVIRQFSGKSVLVTEFIEGVKITRAIPVLKGQAKSRPVELLVRAYVLMIFQYRFYHADPHPGNLIYTPDEKLCFIDFGAVGEIGAGGVFALKKIFLSAIAKDYYGVVSGLEDIGALSASADRDKLEEVVRYSLEKLGRFVADTDYFRNLSLDQIHTREDRLFLKEINSSLKEIFRMIQIPENFIFLERVLGLLVGITAILDPYRTVLDYGEKPFRTVATGKEGGLESLLLNEDKNLLGNTLSIPGEFYKVLQNINRGRQGIQLREVERHTRKMYVLGHQILYSGFLIAGIHFGNYYLEKGMEIQSWSAFGTSGFFGLILIYSFWKNKLKKKGTSS, from the coding sequence ATGCTCGTGTCTTCCACAACCGGAACCGCCGAACCTCAGGAAACCCAATCCTACAAACGGCATAGCAGCGCCTGGAGATTTTGGAACGCGAGTTCTTTCGTCTGGAAAAAAATCTGGGCTATATTCTGGTTTTTTAAATTAGGAAGAATTCTTTTCTCTTCGTATCGAGACCCCGCCGTTCAGGAAAAATTTTTCCGCGCTTTAGGAGAGGATTTTCGAAACTTCTTTTTATCCATGGGCGGAGTTTATATCAAACTCGGCCAGTATCTCGGCAATCTTTCCCATATCTTTCCGGATTCGTTCACCGAATCCTTGCAGGACTTGCAGGATCGGGTTCCTCCTCATCCGTTTTCCGAAATCGAAGAACGGTTTCGTTCCGAGTTCGGAAAAGAAATCACGAAAGTATTTCCGGACATTCAAAACACGCCCGAAGCGAGCGCGTCCACCGCTCAGGTTCACGTAGCTTCCATCGGCGGACAAAAGGTCGCGGTCAAGGTTTTGTATCCTGGAATCGAAACTCTCATCGCAAACGACCTGAAAAACATCCGCTCCTTCTTAAAAAGAATCAACCGCTATCTTTTCCGTTTCGAATACAAGAAGATCCACGACGAGATCACTCATCTCGTGACGAGAGAAACGGATCTGCAACTCGAAGCGGATTCGTATGATCGGATGAGACAACTCTTCGCCGAAGAACCGGACTATGTTTTTCCGAAAGTCATCCGACAATTTTCGGGCAAGAGCGTTCTTGTCACCGAGTTCATCGAAGGAGTAAAGATCACGCGCGCGATTCCCGTGTTAAAAGGACAGGCCAAGTCGAGACCGGTGGAACTTCTCGTGCGTGCGTATGTGCTGATGATCTTTCAATATCGTTTTTATCACGCGGACCCTCATCCCGGAAATCTCATCTACACTCCCGATGAGAAACTCTGCTTTATCGACTTCGGCGCGGTGGGCGAAATCGGAGCGGGAGGCGTCTTCGCATTAAAAAAGATTTTTCTTTCGGCGATCGCAAAGGATTACTACGGGGTGGTTTCCGGTCTCGAAGACATAGGCGCGTTATCGGCCTCGGCGGATCGGGACAAACTCGAAGAAGTCGTTCGTTATTCTCTGGAGAAGTTGGGTCGTTTTGTGGCGGACACGGATTACTTCCGCAATCTTTCCCTGGATCAAATCCATACGCGGGAAGACCGGCTCTTTTTGAAGGAGATCAATTCCAGCCTCAAGGAAATCTTTAGAATGATCCAGATCCCGGAAAATTTCATTTTCCTGGAACGGGTCCTGGGTTTACTGGTAGGGATTACAGCGATCCTGGATCCTTATAGAACCGTTTTAGACTACGGAGAAAAACCGTTCCGGACTGTCGCCACCGGAAAAGAAGGCGGACTGGAGTCTCTTTTGTTAAACGAAGATAAGAATCTATTGGGAAACACGCTTTCCATTCCGGGAGAATTTTATAAAGTACTCCAGAACATCAACCGAGGCAGACAGGGAATCCAGCTCCGGGAAGTGGAACGCCACACTCGGAAGATGTATGTTCTCGGGCATCAGATTTTGTATTCCGGATTCTTGATTGCGGGAATTCACTTCGGAAATTATTATCTCGAAAAAGGAATGGAAATCCAAAGTTGGAGCGCCTTCGGAACCTCCGGATTTTTCGGACTTATACTCATCTATTCATTTTGGAAAAACAAACTTAAAAAGAAAGGAACCTCTTCGTGA
- a CDS encoding lipoprotein signal peptidase yields the protein MKYFEKRFLDVYRPLYLGVIFIGIVLDLVTKFVVILYFQPHRYLEVMGSFFRITLTFNTGFVFGAFQDNAIPSLVATGVAIVFLIGYRWKNFDLGNPWGWNLVMAGAFGNFLDKFFVKIPGTGFRFGFQPNIGEYIGVVDFLDFDWPDFLLFSRWPAFNVADSCVTIGLTILIFTMKLEEEK from the coding sequence GTGAAGTATTTTGAAAAAAGATTTTTAGACGTCTATCGCCCTCTTTATCTAGGAGTCATCTTTATCGGAATCGTATTGGATCTTGTGACGAAGTTCGTCGTCATTCTTTACTTTCAGCCTCATCGTTATCTGGAAGTAATGGGCAGCTTCTTCCGGATCACTCTGACCTTCAACACCGGATTCGTATTCGGCGCGTTTCAGGACAACGCGATTCCTTCTCTCGTTGCGACCGGAGTCGCGATCGTGTTTCTCATCGGTTATCGATGGAAGAATTTCGATCTCGGAAATCCTTGGGGATGGAACCTCGTGATGGCCGGAGCTTTCGGAAACTTCCTCGATAAATTCTTCGTAAAAATTCCGGGCACCGGATTCCGTTTCGGATTTCAACCCAACATCGGAGAATACATCGGAGTCGTGGACTTTCTCGATTTCGACTGGCCCGACTTCCTTTTATTTTCCAGATGGCCCGCGTTCAACGTGGCCGATTCCTGCGTGACGATCGGATTGACGATTCTCATCTTCACGATGAAGCTGGAAGAGGAGAAATAA